CACCGAAGCGCCCCATTGTAAAACCGGGCAGCCTTTGGCGATTTCTACGGCTTCGTCATAATCATTGGCGCGGATGAAGAACAGGCCGCCGATGGATTCTTTGATCTCGGCATAAGGTCCGTTCAGGACGGTATTGTCTTTGGTTACTACCCGGCCGTCGAGGTCCCAGCGTTTTGGGGGAGCTACCAGTTTGTTCTGGGCAGCTATACCTCCGATCCAGTCCTGAAAAGGCTTAATGGCAGCCTGCATTTGTTCGGGCGACGGGCTTGCGTCTTTGCTTTTGAGGTCCCGGTGGATTGCTATGAGGAATTCGTTCATTTTGTTTTAGTTTAAATTTTTTGGATTGATTTTAACTTCTTACCATTTCCGACAAGTTATTCCTCACCCGAACTGTCCAACGCGGTAGCTGCCTACTTCGCCCGGAAACGAAATATTCAAACGGTTCCAGGTATTGATATTAGTCACAACCATCGTCAGGTCGATCAGTTCCTCGTCGGAAAATTGCTGCTTTGCCTCGGCATAAACTGCGTCGGGGACTTCACATTTGGTCACCGCTTCCGCCCAGGCAAATGCCG
This Dyadobacter sp. UC 10 DNA region includes the following protein-coding sequences:
- a CDS encoding YciI family protein, coding for MNEFLIAIHRDLKSKDASPSPEQMQAAIKPFQDWIGGIAAQNKLVAPPKRWDLDGRVVTKDNTVLNGPYAEIKESIGGLFFIRANDYDEAVEIAKGCPVLQWGASVEVRMVVG